In a genomic window of Trachemys scripta elegans isolate TJP31775 chromosome 12, CAS_Tse_1.0, whole genome shotgun sequence:
- the ATP5F1E gene encoding ATP synthase subunit epsilon, mitochondrial yields the protein MVAYWRQAGVSYIRYSQICANAVRAAMKPQYKAEAEKAAGATIKIVKPKKE from the exons ATGGTGGCGTACTGGAGACAGGCCGGTGTCAG CTACATTCGCTATTCCCAGATCTGTGCCAATGCTGTCAGAGCAGCGATGAAACCACAATACAAAGCTGAGGCAGAAAAAGCTGCTGGGGCCACTATAAAAATAGTGAAGCCTAAAAAGGAGTAA
- the TUBB1 gene encoding tubulin beta-1 chain, with the protein MREIVHLQIGQCGNQIGAKFWEVISDEHGIDVTGNYHGDSPLQLERINVYFNEAHSKKFVPRSILVDLEPGTMDSVRSSKIGPLFRPDNFIHGNSGAGNNWAKGHYTEGAELIDSVMDVVRNECESCDCLQGFQLIHSLGGGTGSGMGTLLINKIREEYPDRIMNTFSVVPSPKVSDTVVEPYNAILSIHQLIENTDETFCIDNEALYDICFRTLKLPSPTYGDLNHLVSLTMSGVTTSFRFPGQLNADLRKLAVNMVPFPRLHFFMPGFAPLTARGSQQYRALSVPELTQQMFDARNMMAACDPRHGRYLTVACIFRGQMSTREVDEQLLAIQTKNSAYFVEWIPNNVKVAVCDIPPRGLKMAATFIGNNTAIQELFIRVSEQFSAMFRRKAFLHWYTGEGMDEMEFSEAESNTNDLVSEYQQYQDATVEVDEYKEVEVEVSQEQETDEKDF; encoded by the exons ATGCGTGAAATTGTGCATCTTCAGATTGGCCAATGTGGAAACCAAATTGGAGCTAAG TTCTGGGAAGTGATAAGTGATGAACATGGAATTGATGTCACTGGGAACTACCACGGTGATTCACCACTGCAGCTTGAGAGAATTAATGTGTACTTCAACGAAGCTCATT CCAAGAAGTTTGTGCCCCGTTCTATCTTGGTGGACCTGGAACCCGGAACCATGGACAGTGTACGGTCCAGCAAAATAGGCCCACTCTTTCGACCTGACAATTTTATTCATG GTAATTCAGGTGCTGGCAACAACTGGGCTAAAGGCCATTACACAGAAGGCGCTGAGCTGATTGACAGTGTAATGGATGTGGTCAGGAATGAGTGTGAGAGCTGTGATTGTCTGCAGGGGTTTCAGCTCATCCACTCACTTGGAGGAGGCACAGGATCTGGTATGGGCACACTCCTTATCAACAAAATCAGAGAAGAATACCCTGATAGGATTATGAATACTTTCAGCGTAGTGCCTTCACCCAAAGTATCAGACACAGTGGTAGAGCCATATAATGCAATACTGTCCATCCACCAGCTGATAGAGAACACAGATGAAACCTTTTGTATTGACAATGAAGCTCTGTACGACATATGCTTTAGAACCCTAaaactccccagccccacctatGGTGACCTCAACCATCTGGTGTCCCTGACCATGAGTGGTGTCACCACCTCATTCCGTTTTCCTGGTCAACTCAATGCAGATCTGAGGAAGCTGGCTGTGAACATGGTGCCTTTCCCTCGCTTGCACTTCTTTATGCCTGGCTTTGCTCCACTGACAGCTCGAGGCAGTCAGCAATACAGAGCCCTCTCAGTCCCAGAGCTTACCCAACAAATGTTTGATGCACGGAACATGATGGCAGCTTGTGACCCTCGTCATGGACGCTATTTGACTGTGGCATGCATCTTCAGAGGCCAGATGTCTACCAGAGAAGTGGATGAACAGTTGCTGGCTATCCAGACCAAAAATAGTGCCTACTTTGTGGAGTGGATCCCTAACAATGTGAAAGTGGCAGTGTGTGACATACCACCACGAGGGCTGAAGATGGCAGCCACCTTTATAGGCAACAACACAGCCATCCAAGAGCTCTTCATTAGAGTTTCTGAACAGTTCTCAGCTATGTTCAGACGGAAAGCATTTCTCCACTGGTATACTGGAGAAGGTATGGATGAGATGGAGTTTTCTGAAGCAGAAAGCAACACCAATGACTTGGTGTCTGAGTATCAACAGTATCAGGATGCCACAGTAGAGGTAGATGAATATAAAGAGGTAGAAGTGGAAGTTAGCCAAGAACAAGAAACAGatgaaaaagatttttaa